A stretch of the Corylus avellana chromosome ca6, CavTom2PMs-1.0 genome encodes the following:
- the LOC132184959 gene encoding uncharacterized protein LOC132184959, with product MVSEIPQFLYCQFRRTVAGMDDELSLSCVTSKAEITWLVNVGEFIWISYVPGESFKNMLRQCSRIEGSFLSDWPGVMVKECGLRLLYQHDLVEFEQNLKQCNALISEYSDFARQFMVDQEKSNKRQNPDDEAARPSMVPYNCIDDFHRHFFYNSCFPPSGGIILDWFSHPSVGPKVGIPLPPNFYNDPTWTGLALFASFSVLFGSPHSQVHCRFSFVSQNGTFGLGRPHSFCLHEDDLWLLNLDGFIWLVYLPREWFPKWLNRCSSIEAEISNCPAGLTVHKCGLHLLYQNDEEFFKEILFKTHLYSKYENEANKFDGCLVYNSCFPPNEILERFSHRSDEPQLTISLPPNLYDDPSWIGLALCVSFSLQKDGTTIVDNRDSQVPCNLICLLETDIGSLDSPHVYSLTKENLELLRLGGFIWLSHIPRGSFPNWLNQSSFIEASITTDFPSLTVHKCGFRLLYQNEEIEFKETIRHYTASLSTTWNVNHQYSTIANEKMVKSNQEDKAAESSTTSISDEDSHLYPRLKDNSKNDHPHIKNQDFDRCLVYNSCFPPNDILDWFSHQSDEPQLTISLPSNLYNDSTWMGLAFCVSFSLQDDGTTIVDNLDSQLLPCNLICYLETNIGSLEPLHKHCLTKDHHLKLLQLSGFIWLSFIPRVSFLNCLNQQSSFIEASVAIDCLGLTVQKCGFRLLYQNDEVEFKETIRRLSQTWDLIHQENTAKPNEEDKAAEPNTTSSSDDPKPKDKGKRIVE from the exons ATGGTTTCAGAAATTCCGCAATTCCTATATTGTCAATTCCGAAGGACTGTTGCTGGTATGGATGATGAATTAAGCCTTAGTTGCGTAACTAGTAAAGCAGAAATCACGTGGTTAGTTAATGTAGGTGAATTCATTTGGATATCCTACGTACCGGGGGAGTCATTTAAGAATATGTTGCGCCAATGCAGCCGCATTGAAGGTTCATTTCTAAGTGATTGGCCAGGTGTGATGGTGAAGGAATGTGGGCTTCGTCTTTTGTACCAGCATGATCTGGTAGAATTTGAgcaaaatctaaaacaatgcAACGCCTTGATTTCTGAGTATTCGGATTTCGCGCGTCAATTTATGGTTGATCAAGAAAAAAGTAACAAGAGGCAAAACCCTGATGATGAGGCGGCACGACCTTCAATGGTTCCATACAATTGTATTGAC GACTTCCATCGACACTTTTTCTAtaattcttgttttcctccAAGTGGCGGAATAATTCTAGATTGGTTCAGCCATCCAAGTGTTGGGCCTAAAGTGGGAATCCCTCTTCCTCCAAATTTCTACAATGATCCTACTTGGACAGGACTTGCTctgtttgcttctttttcagTCCTTTTTGGCAGTCCGCATTCACAAGTTCATTGTCGCTTTTCGTTTGTATCTCAAAATGGTACTTTTGGTTTAGGGCGTCCCCATAGCTTTTGCCTCCACGAAGATGATCTTTGGTTGTTAAATCTAGATGGATTCATATGGCTGGTTTATTTACCACGTGAGTGGTTTCCAAAGTGGTTGAATCGATGTAGTTCCATTGAGGCTGAAATTAGCAATTGCCCTGCAGGCTTGACGGTGCACAAGTGTGGACTCCATCTTTTGTATCAAAATGATGAAGAGTTTTTTAAGGAAATACTCTTCAAGACCCATTTGTATAGCAAGTATGAGAATGAGGCAAACAAATTTGATGGATGCCTTGTCTATAACtcttgttttcctccaaatGAAATTCTGGAGAGGTTCAGCCATCGGAGTGATGAGCCCCAACTCACaatctctcttcctccaaattTGTACGATGATCCTAGTTGGATTGGACTTGCACTCTGTGTTTCTTTCTCACTCCAGAAGGATGGGACTACAATTGTTGACAATCGGGATTCACAAGTTCCTTGCAACTTGATTTGTCTGTTGGAAACCGATATTGGTAGTCTGGATTCCCCCCATGTGTATAGCCTCACTAAAGAAAATCTCGAGTTGTTACGGCTAGGTGGATTCATTTGGCTCTCTCATATACCACGTGGGTCGTTTCCAAACTGGTTGAATCAGAGCAGCTTCATTGAGGCTTCAATTACAACCGATTTCCCAAGCTTGACTGTGCACAAGTGTGGATTCCGTCTTTTGTACCAGAACGAAGAGATAGAGTTTAAGGAAACAATAAGACACTACACGGCCTCGTTGTCGACAACCTGGAATGTTAATCATCAATATTCAACTATTGCTAATGAAAAGATGGTTAAGTCAAACCAGGAGGATAAAGCAGCTGAGTCCAGTACAACCAGCATCTCTGATGAGGACTCTCACCTTTATCCCAGGCTTAAAGACAATAGCAAAAATGATCATCCGCATATTAAGAATCAA GACTTTGATCGATGCCTTGTCTATAACtcttgttttcctccaaatGACATTCTAGACTGGTTCAGCCATCAGAGTGATGAGCCACAGCTGACAATTTCTCTACCTTCAAATTTGTACAATGATTCTACTTGGATGGGACTTGCTTTCTGTGTTTCTTTCTCACTCCAGGATGATGGGACTACCATTGTTGACAATCTGGATTCACAACTACTTCCTTGCAACCTTATTTGTTACTTGGAAACAAATATTGGTAGTCTGGAACCTCTGCATAAGCATTGCCTCACTAAAGATCATCATCTCAAGTTGTTGCAGCTAAGTGGTTTCATTTGGCTGTCTTTTATACCACGCGTGTCGTTTCTAAACTGTTTGAATCAGCAGAGCAGTTTCATTGAGGCTTCAGTTGCTATTGATTGCCTAGGCTTGACAGTGCAAAAGTGTGGGTTCCGTCTTTTGTACCAAAATGATGAGGTGGAGTTTAAGGAAACAATAAGACGGTTAAGCCAAACCTGGGATCTCATTCATCAAGAAAATACGGCCAAGCCAAACGAAGAGGACAAAGCAGCTGAGCCCAATACAACCAGCAGCTCTGATGATCCCAAGCCTAAAGACAAGGGCAAAAGGATCGTAGAATAA